GAATTCGTGGAGGTCTCTGAAGCCGGCCTTTTCGTATTCGAGTGCCTGAACCAGCATCTCCAGCTTGTCGGCGAACTTTACGAGCCTGCCCTCCAAGCTAAGCCCCTCCTCGTACTCGCGCCAGAGCCTGAAGTACTCCCTCGGGTTCGGTGTTCTGATGAAAAGCTCCATCGCGGCCTTCTTCTCGGCCTTGCCCTTGTCGAGGTAGTACTGCGCCGTCAGGGGTATGTCGGTGAGCCTGGCCTCCGCGAGGTCGTGGAGAACCGCTATCTTGAGGGCCCGCTCAACGTCTATCTCAACGCCCTTCGCCCTCAGTTCGTCGGCCAGGAAGAGGGTTATCAGGGCGACGCGGTAGCTGTGGTCCGCTATGCTCTCGGGATTTGAAACGCCCCGGAGGAGCCAGCCCGTCCTGGGAAGTTTTTTCAGGTTTCCAGCCTCGATAAAAAGGTTGAGAAGAGACATTTTCATTCCTCCGTCGTGAAAACGGCCCTTTCGGTTTCAATGGCGCTCGCCATTATGCAGTCACCGAGAAAGCGGCCGTAGACCTTCACCCATTCGCCCTTTCCGAGGCACGGACTTCCCGAGAACTCCACCCTGAGGCCGGAAACTTTAAAGGTCGTCCTGTAGCCAGGTAATTCCATGGGGAGGAACTCCACCAGAGGCTTGTCCTCGATGGTGCCCTCGATGACGACGTTCTTACCGCGAAAACCGCCGGAATTCAGCTCATCAACCGTAACGATGTAATAATAATGATGACCGAGTTTGACCCGCTTGGGCATGCTCATCACCTTTATAGGCCAACCTTGTAAATATCTGTGGGGTGAGGGTATGATAAAGGTTGCGATTATCGGTGCCGAGAACGTCGGCAAGTCAACGCTCATGAACGCCCTCATAGGCGGTAAAATCTCGGAGGTGGAGAACCTCCCAGGAACGACCAAGGGAACGATAAGACGGCGCTTCGGAAAGCTCAAGATACCGAAGAGCATGAAGAACCCCCTAGGAGGAGCCGATGAGTTCGTGCTCATAGACACAGCCGGCCTCTTCGACCCCCAGAGGGAGCTGAGGGGCAAGGTCCTGAGCGAGGAGAAGTTCCGGGAGATAATCAACGAGATAGTCTCCTCGGACATAGTCATCCACATGGTCGATGCCACGGTCGGCCTGCACAGGGGTATGGAGAAGCTCCACCACATGCTCAAGTTCCGCTACGAGAAGCCAATAATCGTCGTTATCAACAAGGTAGACCTCGTTCCACCGGAGAGGGTAGAGAAAATAAGGCAAACGATAAAGAAGCGCCTTGAGCAGGATGCGATACCCCTCTCGCTGGTCACCTACGAGGGGTTCAACGATCTGCTCGAGAGGCTGGCGTACTACGCCCAGTACGTTTAGCACTTGCAAATCTTCACCAGAACCTTCCTGTGCCTCGGACCGTCTAGTTCGATGAAAAGGATTCTCTGCCAGGTTCCGAGGAGCAGTTCACCGTTCTCTATCGGCACGACGACCTCCGGGTTCAGGAGGAGAGTTGCCCTCAGGTGTGAGTGGGCGTTGCTGTCTATGCGGTCGTGGGCGTAGCCGGCGCCCTTCGGAATCAGCTCCTTCATCTTTGCCCTGATGTCCTGAACAAGCCCCGCCTCGTTCTCGTTTATGGCGAGGCCCGTAGTGGTGTGGGCGGTAAAGACGACGACAATGCCGCTGGTCACGTCGCTCTTCCACACGAGGTGCTGAATCTCGTCGGTTATATCAACTATCTGGAACTTCTCCTCGGTTGGGACCTTGACCTCGAACAGCATCACTCCCACCGGGTGAGTCCTTTCTTTATCTCGAGTAAAAGCTTATCGGGGGCCTCAATCGAGCCGGAAACGACCGCCCTCAGGAGAACCGCCTTCTCGTAGGCGTCAATCAAGTCCTTTCTGCCGTTATCCACAACCTCTGAGCGGAGGGTTCGGTATATCTCCTCAACGGCGTCCCTGAACAGTATCTCATCGGAGTAAAGCTCCTTGTTCGTCAGGAGGATGGTTATGAGGTAGCTGACGAAGTCAACCCTGTCTTCCTTTCTCCCTATCAGTGCCTTGAGCCGTTCCATGACTTAACCCTCCCCGGAAGCTCTTGCTCCAGGGCCTTGATGAGTATCTCGGAGACCAGTATTGAAGAGAACCTCGGGTTCCTGACCTCAAGCGCTGCATCGATGGCCCTCTCGACCTCTCCCCTCTTGACCAAGTGGTGAGCAACGTCGGCCATTATTATCGAGCGCAGTCTTTCGTTCTGTATGAGGCTTCCTATCCTCATCGCCCCCTCCAGCTCGCCCTTGAGGACGTGGTAGCGGGCTATCTTGGCCCAGACCTCCTCGCTGGAGGTTCCGTTTCCGATGGCTTTAACTATCGCCCAGCTGCCCTTCTTCGGGTTCTCGAGGATTTTGTTCATGATGACCTTCCCGACTAGGGCCACCTCTTCCTCCCTCATGGCGGAGATGAAGCTGGGTAGCACATCGTGGTCCCTTTCAAGGAGCTCCAGGGCCATCTCGACGATGATGGAGTCGCTGTTCTCAAGGCGCCTTATGAGGTCGAGGGCGGGCACGCCCTCACCGCTGAGGGCGAATACAAAAGCCAGCTCCACCGTGAAGTCTCTTCCAAACTTTCCGATGAGGTCGTTGGCAACCGTCTCCAGGGCGTCTATGTAGTGACCGAGCACGTCCTTCTCCTTTAGATAGAAAGCGACCTCTTTGAAGGCCTGCTTGGCCCAGTCCTTAACCTGAATCTCCCGAAGGAGAGATATGGCATTCTCGTAGCTGTCCAGGAACAGATAGGCCTTTATCAGCTCCAGCATGGCCCTTGAGCGATAGGGTTCGGAATCTATGTAGTCCACGATCAGCTTGCTCTTCCTGAGCCTGTATGCCACCTTCAAGTGCTCCTTTCCTATCATCCTGGTGTTGACGCGCAGTATTTCAAGGAGCATCTCGTTCCGGGCCTTGGGGTTCTCTATCTCCAGGGCGTAGGTTATCGCCTCGTTAACCTCCCCGAGAGCCAGCATGTAGCCAGCGGCACTCTGCATTATCAGGTCCCTCTGGGCCTTCGGAAGCATCCTGGAATCCTCAAGAACCCCCTGGTATATTCTCTTGGCGGATTTGAGCCCCGCGCGGCCCATTGAGTATCCAACGGAAAGAAGCGCCCGGAACATCGTCACAGGATCCTCTATCTCCTTGGCAGTCTCAATTGCGCGGAGAAAAGCGGTCTTGTAGAGGTTGTCCCTTGCTTTGGCTAATCTCTCACCAATTTTAGCATAAGTTGCAGATTTTATATAGGGGTCTGGAATTACCTCAACGGAGGCCAGCACCTCTTTGGCAATCATACGACATATCCCCCATTGGATTGTAGATTTTACCCGAATCCTCATTTAGTATATTACGCGCTTCTTCTTATTAACCTAACCCTCGGAACGTTTTTAAGACCGTAAGCGGAGTGAACGACTATGTACGCCGTGATATTCGGAAAGAATCCCCTCCTGAGTGAAGCGGAATTTCATGCGTTTGCGAGAAGGTTTAACCTAAAGGTTGGAATCATTGACTCCAACCGTGACTGGATGGTATTCAATTCGAGCCCCAAGGTTGAGAGGTACTTCCACTGGCTGGGGGGTTCACTCAAACTGGTCCGGATAGTCGGCGAAGGGGAGGATGCTATAGGCGACCTCGAATACGCGAGGCTCTTCACGGTCAGCCTCTACGGTGAGAGCGACTGGAGGCTCTGGCGAAAATTGGGAAGCGCGATAAAGAGGGAGTTCAAGGCGGAAGGCCCGTCAAAGTTCTTCAAGCCCGCCAAGGTTTATGCCATGCCCGCCGAACTCATCCTCAAGGGCTTCCCAGAAGTTAAGGACTTCGTCTTCCTCTTCCGCGAGGACGGGAGCTTCTGGGTCGGCGAGACCGTTAAAGTCACCGACCCGTTCGAGCTGAAGAAGCTCGACGTGGAGAGGCCTGTTCAGAGGCCCATCCTTTCCATCCCGCCCAGGCTCGCGAGGATAATGGTGAATCTAACAGAGGTGAAGAAGGGTTCTTTCCTCGATCCCTTCTGTGGTATAGGGACGATAGTTCAGGAGTTCGTCCTCCAGGGACTTTCGGCGTACGGCAGCGACCGAGACCCGGAGAGAATACGGGACGCCAAGAGGAACCTCGCATGGCTCAGAAAGGAGTTTCGCCTCAAGAACTCCGCTCACCTCGAGGTCTGCGACGCGAGAAAGCTGAAGCGCTGCTTCCGCCAGAGATTCGACGCAATAGTTACGGAACCATACCTCGGAAAACCCCTCAAGAGGAACCCGAGCAGGGGCGAGGCGATAAGGCTCGCCAACGAGCTGGACAGGCTCTATTATCCCGTCTTCGAGAGCTTTGGATACATTCTCAAGAGGAACGGAAGAGTCGTCTTCGTCTTCCCAGCCTACAGGCTGAGCGGAGGGGGAATATATAGAAAGGAGAGGAAGTGGCTGGCCAAGCTCGGCTTCGAGGTAGTTGGGAGGTACACCGACTACGAGGAGAGGCACAGGCTCGTCAGGGACGTCCACGTGCTGAGATATCGGGGCTAAAAATCGTTATAAGGAAAGAGTGAATAGTTTTACTGGTGGTTGAATGGGAAACATAGTTGTGAAAGTGCCCCCCACAGTGGATGAAAAACTTGCAAAGCTGATAGCAAAGGCCATAGTACACCGTTTGGAGAGCCTTGAGCGGGTAAACGAACTCCTCAAGAACTCAGAGTTAACGGAGGAAGAGGCGATAGAACTCGGAAGGAAGGCAAAGGCCGGACGGGGCGAGTACCTTGAGAGAAAATATTCTTCTCGTGGTTAACACCAACGTGCTGTTCTCTTTCTTCGGGAAATCCACCACAACGAGGGAGTTAATTTTCCTGCTATCCGGGAGACTAATCAGTCCGGAATTCGCCATAAAAGAGCTGTACGAGCATAAAGATGTGATAACGAGAAAGGCGAGGATAAGCTCTGAAGACTTTGAGTTTCTGATTTCTACACTGCGAGAGCACGTAATGTTTGTTGGGGAGGAGTTCTACGCCGAGTTCATCCCCGTTGCCCTGGAGATAACCCCTGACAAGGACGATGTAGATTTTATTGCGCTCTCGTTAAAGGTAAACGCCCCGCTCTGGAGCAACGACAAAAGGCTGAAAGAGGTAAATGAAGTTCAAGTTCTAACAACGAAAGAGGTCCTCAAACTTCTCGGCATCAATTAGCCGATCAGCCTCGCGTGCTCCTGCTTTATGCAGCGGTGGGCAACAGCAGCTAGGCCCGCTTCCTTGGCCTTTTTGAACGCATCCCTGTTGTACGTGTTAAACTGGAACCAGACGACCTTTGCCCCCTTCTCTATCGCCTGCTCAACGTAGTCCATCGTGAACTCCGCCCTCACGAAGAGGTCGACTATCTCCACCTCATCAGGGATATCGAGAACGCTCGGATAGCACTTCCTTCCAAGGACTTCATCGTACCGGGGGTTCACGGGGTAAACCTCGTAGCCGTGTTCGAGAAGGTAGCGCATCACATCGTTGGAATCCCTCTCCGGCTTCGGTGAAGCGCCCACGAGGGCGATCTTTCTGTACTTCGTCAGGATTTCCTTAAGGTTATCGTCGGTCAGCCTGTCAACCGGCATCGTCCTTACCATCGTACCACCAGGAAAGTTTTGAGGCCAAACTTTAAAGGGATAGTGGAGAAGTTCCTTCGGTGAAGATATGGCACTCTACGAGGAGAGGCTGACGAGCCGGGTATTCCAAATCATCATGCTGGTTCCGATTATCGCGATGTTCGCGGGCCTCTACGCGACGTATCAGGCAGGCGAGGGCGTTGAGATAATGCTCGCGACCACGATTGGAGTTACGGTTCTGCTCCTTGATGTCATGGCGATTAAAATCGAGATAGACGAGCGCGAGCTGAGGATACGGGGCATCATTGGACTCATAGTCAGGAAGACTGTTCCCATCGAGAACATTGCGAGTTTTGAGGTTCGGGAGGGCTGGACCTCCTGCTACGGAACGGTGCACTTCACCCTGCCCGGAAGGGCCTGCGTCACGATACGTCAGAAGAAGGGATGGACGGTCTCATTCACGACCAACAAGCCCGAAGAGCTCGCGGCGGTTCTTGCTACCCTCGGCGTTCCACGAGCACCTTAGTACCCCTAACGGAGATTATTCTAACCTTTTCGCCCCTTCCAGCGGTTCCGTTTAAACACTCCGCCTTCCAGAGCTCGCCATCGAGCTTAACAACTCCTTCTGGAGAAAGGTCTTCGACAACGAGGGCGGTTCTCCCTATCAGCCCCTCGGGGCCGGCCTCTGGCTTCCTGTCCGCTCCGCCGCCGAGAACGAAGGGCGCTATTAGAAAGTCCTTGGCCAAGAGAACGGCTATCACGAGCAGACCCGCCCAGATGGGAATCTCCACACCCATTCGTGGGAGTATTAGGAAGATAAAAATGCCAACGATAATCTCATCGGCCATCAGCGCGAGGAGCCTGAGGAGATTCTCGACTTTTGTACGCCCCATCTTTAAACCTCGCCCCTGGCCAGCCACTTCCAGTAGGGGTTCAGTTCCACTATCGTCCACCACTTCTTAAGCTCCTTTCTGGCGTTTTTGTAGTCCGGGTAGAACTCCCCGACGAGCTCCCAGAAGGCCTTTGAATGGTTCATGTGCTTCAGATGGGCGAGCTCATGGATTACAACGTACTCCCTAAGCTCCGGGGGGAGGGCTATGAGGCGAACGTTGAAGTTCAGGTTTCCCTTGGGGGAACAGCTCCCCCATCGGCTCTTCTGGTGCCTGATGTAG
The Thermococcus radiotolerans genome window above contains:
- a CDS encoding HD domain-containing protein; translated protein: MSLLNLFIEAGNLKKLPRTGWLLRGVSNPESIADHSYRVALITLFLADELRAKGVEIDVERALKIAVLHDLAEARLTDIPLTAQYYLDKGKAEKKAAMELFIRTPNPREYFRLWREYEEGLSLEGRLVKFADKLEMLVQALEYEKAGFRDLHEFWGALDSLRESEFYEHFREVVEELAGLRKQNR
- a CDS encoding Era-like GTP-binding protein; its protein translation is MIKVAIIGAENVGKSTLMNALIGGKISEVENLPGTTKGTIRRRFGKLKIPKSMKNPLGGADEFVLIDTAGLFDPQRELRGKVLSEEKFREIINEIVSSDIVIHMVDATVGLHRGMEKLHHMLKFRYEKPIIVVINKVDLVPPERVEKIRQTIKKRLEQDAIPLSLVTYEGFNDLLERLAYYAQYV
- a CDS encoding secondary thiamine-phosphate synthase enzyme YjbQ produces the protein MLFEVKVPTEEKFQIVDITDEIQHLVWKSDVTSGIVVVFTAHTTTGLAINENEAGLVQDIRAKMKELIPKGAGYAHDRIDSNAHSHLRATLLLNPEVVVPIENGELLLGTWQRILFIELDGPRHRKVLVKICKC
- a CDS encoding prenyltransferase, whose product is MIAKEVLASVEVIPDPYIKSATYAKIGERLAKARDNLYKTAFLRAIETAKEIEDPVTMFRALLSVGYSMGRAGLKSAKRIYQGVLEDSRMLPKAQRDLIMQSAAGYMLALGEVNEAITYALEIENPKARNEMLLEILRVNTRMIGKEHLKVAYRLRKSKLIVDYIDSEPYRSRAMLELIKAYLFLDSYENAISLLREIQVKDWAKQAFKEVAFYLKEKDVLGHYIDALETVANDLIGKFGRDFTVELAFVFALSGEGVPALDLIRRLENSDSIIVEMALELLERDHDVLPSFISAMREEEVALVGKVIMNKILENPKKGSWAIVKAIGNGTSSEEVWAKIARYHVLKGELEGAMRIGSLIQNERLRSIIMADVAHHLVKRGEVERAIDAALEVRNPRFSSILVSEILIKALEQELPGRVKSWNGSRH
- a CDS encoding TRM11 family SAM-dependent methyltransferase, whose protein sequence is MYAVIFGKNPLLSEAEFHAFARRFNLKVGIIDSNRDWMVFNSSPKVERYFHWLGGSLKLVRIVGEGEDAIGDLEYARLFTVSLYGESDWRLWRKLGSAIKREFKAEGPSKFFKPAKVYAMPAELILKGFPEVKDFVFLFREDGSFWVGETVKVTDPFELKKLDVERPVQRPILSIPPRLARIMVNLTEVKKGSFLDPFCGIGTIVQEFVLQGLSAYGSDRDPERIRDAKRNLAWLRKEFRLKNSAHLEVCDARKLKRCFRQRFDAIVTEPYLGKPLKRNPSRGEAIRLANELDRLYYPVFESFGYILKRNGRVVFVFPAYRLSGGGIYRKERKWLAKLGFEVVGRYTDYEERHRLVRDVHVLRYRG
- a CDS encoding PIN domain-containing protein; this encodes MRENILLVVNTNVLFSFFGKSTTTRELIFLLSGRLISPEFAIKELYEHKDVITRKARISSEDFEFLISTLREHVMFVGEEFYAEFIPVALEITPDKDDVDFIALSLKVNAPLWSNDKRLKEVNEVQVLTTKEVLKLLGIN
- a CDS encoding CoA-binding protein; this encodes MVRTMPVDRLTDDNLKEILTKYRKIALVGASPKPERDSNDVMRYLLEHGYEVYPVNPRYDEVLGRKCYPSVLDIPDEVEIVDLFVRAEFTMDYVEQAIEKGAKVVWFQFNTYNRDAFKKAKEAGLAAVAHRCIKQEHARLIG
- a CDS encoding NfeD family protein; this translates as MGRTKVENLLRLLALMADEIIVGIFIFLILPRMGVEIPIWAGLLVIAVLLAKDFLIAPFVLGGGADRKPEAGPEGLIGRTALVVEDLSPEGVVKLDGELWKAECLNGTAGRGEKVRIISVRGTKVLVERRG